One stretch of Micromonospora echinospora DNA includes these proteins:
- the polA gene encoding DNA polymerase I, translating to MTATTPRLLLVDGHSLAYRAFFALPVENFSTTTGQPTNAVYGFTSMLINVLRDEQPTHIVVAFDVSRRSFRTDRYAEYKAGRSETPTDFKGQVSLVKEVLAALRVPVVEREGYEADDVIATLACQARDQGMDVLITTGDRDAFQLVGEQVTVLYPRKGVSDLARMDPAAVEAKYGVTPDRYRDLAALVGETSDNLPGVPGVGPKTAAKWINLYGGVEGVVARADEIKGKAGDSLRERLADVIRNYEINRLVSDLELPVRPEDARWQGWDREAVHQVFDTLQFRILRDRLYQYLEAVEPEAEAGFDLDGEVLTEPGALAGWLDTHAPAGAPVGLAVTLDTGPNRRHTATVTAMALATAGGAGAWFDPSALGADDEAALAGWLADAERPKVLHDSKPAVLAFAAHGWELQGIARDTQIAAYLARPDQRSYDLTDLALRYLHRELRVDAPETGQLTLDGLGDEGVAEQNLMLQARATLDLADAIDAELSRDGEQSARLMAGVELPLMRVLATMERTGIAADTDYLSELEAHFAAEVKAAAQSAYEVVGREFNLGSPKQLQEILFTELGLPKTKRIKTGYTTDADALQWLYAQTEHPLLHHLLRHRDVAKLKSTVDGLLKSVSDDGRIHTTFNQTVAATGRLSSTEPNLQNIPIRTEEGRRIRRAFVVGEGYECLLTADYSQIEMRIMAHLSSDDALIEAFNSGHDFHAATASSVFTVEVGEVTADQRRKIKAMNYGLAYGLSAFGLSQQLGISAEEARGLMENYFAGFGGVRDYLQEVVARARQDGYTSTILGRRRYLPDLVSDNRQRREMAERMALNAPIQGSAADIIKVAMLHVDSALRDAGLRSRMLLQVHDELVFEVAPGERETLEALVRKQMGEAYPLSVPLEVSVGEGRDWNSADH from the coding sequence GTGACAGCTACGACGCCGCGCCTGCTCCTCGTCGACGGACATTCCCTGGCATACCGGGCTTTCTTCGCCCTGCCTGTGGAGAACTTCTCCACCACGACGGGGCAGCCGACCAACGCCGTCTACGGCTTCACCTCGATGCTGATCAACGTGCTGCGCGACGAGCAGCCGACGCACATCGTCGTGGCGTTCGACGTCTCCCGCCGCTCCTTCCGCACGGACAGGTACGCCGAATACAAGGCCGGCCGCAGCGAGACCCCGACCGACTTCAAGGGCCAGGTCAGCCTGGTCAAGGAGGTCCTCGCCGCGCTGCGCGTGCCGGTGGTCGAGCGGGAGGGCTACGAGGCCGACGACGTCATCGCGACGCTCGCCTGCCAGGCCCGCGACCAGGGCATGGACGTGCTGATCACCACCGGCGACCGGGACGCGTTCCAGCTCGTCGGGGAGCAGGTCACTGTGCTCTACCCGCGCAAGGGCGTCTCCGACCTGGCCCGGATGGACCCGGCCGCGGTCGAGGCGAAGTACGGCGTCACCCCGGACCGCTACCGCGACCTGGCCGCGCTGGTCGGCGAGACCAGCGACAACCTGCCCGGCGTGCCGGGCGTCGGCCCGAAGACCGCGGCTAAGTGGATCAACCTGTACGGCGGCGTCGAGGGCGTGGTGGCCCGCGCCGACGAGATCAAGGGCAAGGCCGGCGACAGCCTGCGCGAGCGGCTCGCCGACGTGATCCGCAACTACGAGATCAACCGCCTGGTCTCCGACCTGGAGCTGCCGGTACGCCCCGAAGACGCCCGCTGGCAGGGCTGGGACCGCGAAGCGGTGCACCAGGTCTTCGACACGCTGCAGTTCCGCATCCTGCGCGACCGGCTCTACCAGTACCTGGAGGCGGTCGAGCCGGAGGCCGAGGCGGGCTTCGACCTTGACGGCGAGGTGCTCACCGAGCCGGGCGCGCTCGCGGGCTGGCTCGACACGCATGCCCCGGCGGGCGCCCCGGTGGGTCTGGCTGTCACGCTCGACACCGGCCCCAACCGCCGGCACACCGCCACGGTGACCGCTATGGCGCTGGCCACCGCGGGCGGCGCGGGCGCCTGGTTCGACCCGAGCGCCCTGGGCGCCGATGACGAGGCCGCGCTGGCCGGGTGGCTCGCCGACGCCGAGCGCCCGAAGGTGCTGCACGACAGCAAACCGGCGGTGCTGGCGTTCGCCGCGCACGGCTGGGAGCTGCAGGGCATCGCCCGCGACACGCAGATCGCCGCCTACCTGGCCCGCCCCGACCAGCGCTCCTACGACCTGACTGACCTGGCGCTGCGTTACCTGCACCGGGAGCTGCGTGTCGACGCGCCGGAGACCGGGCAGCTCACGCTCGACGGGCTCGGCGACGAGGGGGTGGCGGAGCAGAACCTCATGCTCCAGGCCCGCGCCACGCTCGACCTGGCCGACGCGATCGACGCCGAGCTGTCCCGCGACGGCGAGCAGTCGGCCCGGCTGATGGCCGGCGTCGAGCTGCCGCTGATGCGGGTGCTCGCCACCATGGAGCGCACCGGCATCGCCGCCGACACCGACTACCTCTCCGAGCTGGAGGCGCACTTCGCCGCCGAGGTGAAGGCCGCCGCCCAGAGCGCGTACGAGGTGGTCGGCCGCGAGTTCAACCTCGGCTCGCCGAAGCAGCTGCAGGAGATCCTCTTCACCGAGCTGGGCCTGCCGAAGACCAAGCGGATCAAGACCGGCTACACCACCGACGCCGACGCGCTCCAGTGGCTCTACGCGCAGACCGAGCACCCGCTGCTGCACCACCTGCTGCGCCACCGGGATGTGGCCAAGCTCAAGTCGACAGTGGACGGCCTGCTCAAGTCGGTCTCCGACGACGGCCGGATCCACACCACGTTCAACCAGACGGTGGCGGCGACCGGGCGGCTGTCCTCCACCGAGCCGAACCTGCAGAACATCCCGATCCGCACCGAGGAGGGGCGGCGGATCCGGCGCGCGTTCGTCGTCGGCGAGGGCTACGAGTGCCTGCTCACCGCCGACTACAGCCAGATCGAGATGCGGATCATGGCGCACCTGTCCTCGGACGACGCGCTGATCGAGGCGTTCAACTCGGGGCACGACTTCCACGCCGCCACCGCGTCGTCCGTCTTCACCGTCGAGGTCGGCGAGGTCACCGCCGATCAGCGCCGCAAGATCAAGGCGATGAACTACGGCCTGGCGTACGGGCTCAGCGCGTTCGGCCTGTCCCAGCAGCTCGGCATCTCCGCCGAGGAGGCGCGCGGGCTGATGGAGAACTACTTCGCCGGGTTCGGCGGGGTCCGCGACTACCTCCAGGAGGTGGTGGCCCGCGCCCGCCAGGACGGCTATACCTCCACCATCCTGGGCCGCCGCCGCTACCTGCCCGACCTGGTCAGCGACAACCGGCAGCGCCGGGAGATGGCCGAGCGGATGGCGCTCAACGCCCCGATCCAGGGCTCGGCGGCCGACATCATCAAG